A segment of the Cutaneotrichosporon cavernicola HIS019 DNA, chromosome: 6 genome:
TGCGTGGTTTATCCGTGGAACACGTGATTACCCTTGGGCCCACCGGTCTCACCGGTATTGAGCAACCCGGTCATCCCATTTAACGGATGGCATTGGCCGCCAATCCGGATGTCCCACCCACAATGCCAACTGTCGACCCCGTCGCTGTAACCGTCTCCATCGTCCTAGCCCTCATCATCGGCTACATCCTCCTCTCAAAGCCCCCGACTCGTGCAGCACCCAAGCGCGCtggctctcctcctcctgcacCAAAGGAAGCACCTACCAAATCGAAACTCCTCTCACAACCCTCGGGCGCCGCTGTTGCCGCTCAGGTATGTCTGATAGCGTGATATTGGTCTGCACACCAATGTAGCGTTCTGATCAACTAGACTGAGAGCTAACTCCCAGATGTCCGTCATGTCCGCTCCCGCTGCCGACCTGGCCCCACCCAAGGTAAGTGCTGCGCGTACCTCCCTCACTTGTCCCTCACCTTGACCTGCCTAATTCCGCTCTCATCGGCATCGacgctcgccctcacccgCCTTGCCCAATCCGCTCACATCGGCGTTGTCATCTGCTTGTTGCTTGCTGGCCCCCGCTTGCGACTCTTTCCACTTGCAACTCGCTCCGCTTGCTACTCGCTCCTCTCACCTGCTAACCATAGTCAACCCCCATCTCCGTCGCCGAACTCGCCCAGTGCGACGGTAAGGATGCGTCCAAGCCCATCTGGGTCGCCATCAAGGGCAAAGTGTACGACGTGACCAACAAGCGCGAGATGTACGGTCCTGGCGCTGGTTACAATGTCTTTGCGGGCAAGGACGCTTCCCGCGGACTGGGGATGAGCTCGCTCGACCCCAAGGACGCGGTTAGCGACTACTCGACGCTCAATGAGGCGCAGATGAAGACGCTGGATCAGTGGGACTCGTTCTTTGCCAAGGTGAGTCTGACGCctggagggcgaggaaggtggggaaggagaggcggaggaaggaggacgGACAGGACGTCAACGACCACtagctgacgccagcgctACAACATTGTCGGCAAGGTTGTTCCCTAGAGATGCAAATCAGAAGCTATCCACTATAAATTTGAAGACGCTTTGGAACCTCGGAGCTGAACTGCTACTGAAACAAAAACTGACGATCGCACTCACACTCGCACTCGATATCTCGTCCAGCCTGTTGATCTGTCAAATATCTCACATGTATCAACCAACTGATAACTCAAGAGGGCCGAGCATCAAATGCAGTGTAATGCCAAGCCAGGCCAGTTCGCATACCCTCGGACTCCTTCCCCAACTATCCAGCCCATATATATCCTACAGTGTAACGTTCCACGTTCTACTCGTCAATCACAAGCCCAAGACCAATACCAACACCATGACCCTCAAGCAGTATTACCAGCCCGACAGCAAGGCGCAGGCCGCGtaccccatccccatccccgtGCCAGcccccgcgcccgccgcgccggtcCCGTATGGCCAGGCATTCCCTCCGCAAGCCTCTCAGCCCCAAGCCACTCAGCCGGGATACGCTCCTCAGCCTGCGTGGGTTCTTGTTTAATGGCGCTGATAGCAGTATGGCTCCCGGTCCTGTAcgtctcctctctctcccaaCTCGAACCTGACCATAGCCTGCCGTTGTCATCCAGGCCCCGCCCGATAAGACCGGCGTCGTAGCCAAGACTGCGGCGTGCTGCGGTATCGGCGCGCTATTCGCCGGGCTGTGCATGCTCTGCACCGAGTATTGCGTCTGCGACGCCATGTTCTATGCGTGATGGCCAAGGTGACGTAATCTTAGGCGCAAGACTGTGAGGTGTCCATAGACGATAGAGGCACCGAATGCACGTGCGAATTGATAGCGAGACGATGGCTAATACATACATGCTAGGTCGAGACTGCAAAGTGCAGAAAGAGGAGGACAACGAGATTGGAACGTGTCGTCCCTTGACTCAGGCGCCGTTCtcaacctcttcctcctcagcctcctcatcctcggcttcctcaTGCTCCTcatgctcctcctcctcttcttcctcgtctACGGCCATACCCTCTTCCGGCTCCTTCCCGCGCTTCTTGGGTGGCGCCTTGCGCGCCTTCGCGGCCGCCTGGATGGCGCGGTATGCTGGAGTGAGCTCGCCGAACACACGATAACTCTTCGGGTAGGAGACTTACAGGCAAGCTCCTGTtcgaggagtgggagaaggGCGTCGGAGGGGCCAAAGTCCAAGTCTGCGATGGCTTTCAGGACGTCGCCGGCGGTGATCTGCTTGCCGGAGCGGGAGACAGCTTGGTCGTGTgcgctggggtcagcgggggggaggtggggaggtgAGGAAAGTGGTgtggggaaggaggtggagggaagggagagtAGGAGGCAGCCTTTGGCGATGACTCGGAATGGTCTCTACCTCGACCATGCTGTACCCCAGGATAGACTTGTTAGGGCACTGGATGCACCCGCCAAGACCTGCCTGTGTAGACGTAGACGCGACCGCAGAATACTCACGCAGCAGCTATATGTTAgctcatccctcatccaACGCGCGACGTACAGAGATAGTTGATGAACAGCGTTGAACCCCTCAGGAGGGCGTGCACCACGTCCTGCTGCATTTTGACGTTATCAGGGATCTTGTGTGAGTTCTGGCCAGTACGGCATCTGCTGCAGGTGGAAAGAGAAgggcgtggaggaggggagaaggagcgggATGAACCACGACGCACCGATCCCTTGGCCAGCTTGGTCAATGTCGTCTTAGGGAGCTCGAGTTCCGCAATGCTATGTGTGTATGCTgcctgctgcgcggcgctggGATGGGCTGGGGTTGCGGCCTTTGGGGCTGAGGTGCTGGTTCGTGGTTTCATTATTAGCGGTGGTGAATGGAGTGGAGGTAAGTGTTGTTGGTCGGGTTCAAAttgacgcgtcgcgtccaaATGGCGCCGTCACCAACATGAGTCCAGCCATgccaccaaccccaagcCGGAAGGGCCATTCTAACGCTCAAAGATCTTAAGACTGAACATGGGATACACGGCTTATGGCTTGTATTGATGATAtcctccaaccccacacGACAGTCTATAGATGCATGCGCTACAACTATCCCGCaatgaggaggaagagaatgctgttgtcagctgtgcAACGAGTATGTCAGCTTACACCACGACGTTGATGACTATAAGCGgcactgctgtcagctgatACCGTAGATCGACAAGTTGGCGGATGGCTGCTCCACGCTGACTCACGTCGCATCAACGTCCGCACCGCACCGATGAGATTTACGACCTTTGTCTTGAAGCTCACACCGTCGGGATTACCGTATGCGGGGTCGTACGTGGGATCGGGAACATTACCGAACCCAGAATTGGCTGCTGGACTGCCGCGTGTTGACCAGCCAACTGTAAAGTAGAGGGGTCAagagtgaggagaggggggtGTGAGAaagggaagggaagagGTCAGCTTCAGGCAGAAGGTAGATAAGCTGCACCCACTGCGCGCGAGGAAACGCTCCTCGTTCAGGATTGCGacggcgttgacgaggagtagcgccgagaggaggatgttGCCGAAGCCGAAGAGCATggtgggggagaggagtgGGTGAGGGGCGAGGGGCCGATGGAGGGTTCGGCGCACCGAGCGTACGTCAAGTGTGACGCACAATGAGCAAACGGACGAGCGGGCTGCTGGAGATTGTCTCTCCACCTGAGCGAGTAGAGATGTTTAGAGATGTAATTGTCTGAAGAGCTAGAGAGCGGAGCGGGACGACAGCGAGATGACGATCGACAATGTTGGATTCGCAACGTggcgtggtggaggtggaggttggccGCCACACCAGCAAGCATTGCTGCAGCCAGCAACTAGCAGTTGCTCCATTCAGTTATTGAATCACAGTAGCCGGTCTGGCAGCGAGCGACATGCATAGTGACCAAGAGGATGCAAGGTCTTGGGCTTCTGATGCCCGTCGCTATAGATTGACGCGTGCGCCTCCTGTgggcctccttggccttccTTTCGGCCAGCGACTACGGCCGCAGAGCCTACCAGCTCACAAGCTCACCTTGATGCGTGAGCGTTTCGAGACAGTTCCTCTCTAGTGGTCTGGAGACGGCGCAGCAGCGCACGGACTCAGGCCACGCTGATCTGACGCGCGACAGGCCCGGATGCCGTGGATGCGGTATGCTGTCTACTATCGCTTGTTCGTTCGCGCTGTCGCTGGAACTTGTGGCGTTCTCATGTACCTGTGCATCTCGTCATGCACTTGTTCCGACTGTACCCGCGTCTACGATTGAGTGCCAGATGCCTGCAGAGCTGTTGGTGTACAATATTAGTAAAAAGGTTCCGTTAATTCTCGGATTGTAATGAAAAGGCGAGAATATGCTGGTAGGTACTGGAACATGATCGGGTTGTCTGTGACGTAGATACGTAGAAGCCCCAGCCACACCGTAATGAATATTGCTACCAATAGAGACCACCATGGAGCGCGTGATCCATTCACAACTCTAACGGCATCCTTCACCTCCTCCGTCCTCTTCGactccttcctccccctctcatccatctctcctcttctccacctTAATCACTTTCTCAGTACTGGCCATCATGGTGAACAATACCGAATATTACAAGGTACGTGATCGCGACTCTACTGTCACACGACTCTGACAACAGACCCTTGGCCTCAGCAAGGACGCGTCCGATGCCGACATCAAGAAGGCATACCGCAAGGAGTCCCTCAAGTGGCACCCAGACAAGAACCCCGGTGAAAAGGCCGCTGTCGCTGAGGAGAAGTTCAAGAAAGTACGCTCGTCAATGTTAGGGGTGGAACTGATGCCAGATCGGCGAGGCGTACGAGGTCCTGTCCGACCCAGAGAAGAAAAAGATCTACGACCAGtttggcgaggagggcctTAAGGGCGGCATGCCCGGCGGTGGTcccggcggtggcggcccGGGCTTCTCTTCGttcggcgcgggcggcggtggtcCTGGCTTCTCGTTCCATGCGACCGACCCCAACGACATCTTCAAGTGAGCTCATACCGCTAGATTGAGCTAACAACAGCGCGTTCTTCTCACagatgggtggcggtggtggtggtggtggcgacgagTACGCATCCtttggtggcggcggcggcggcttccccggcggcggggcgcgccgccgtgccCCACGCGGTGGCATGGGCGGTATGGGTGGTatgggcggcatgggaggaatgggcggcatgggcggcggaATGGGCGGAATGGGCGGCATGCCGGGCGGATACGAGGAGCCCCAGCCGCCAACACCTGTGTCCGAGATTGAGCGGCCACTCCCCCTCAGCCTTGAAGAGCTGTACAAGGGCGGCACGAAGCGCCTCAAGATAACGCGCCACATGCGCAACGGCCggagcgaggagaagattctcgaggtcgcgtACAAGCCGGGATGGAAGGCCGGCACCAAGGTGACGTTTGCGGGCGCCGGCAACGAGGACGAATACGGTCGCGGCCAGAACATCAAGTTTGTCATtgcggagaaggagcaCCCGCGCTTTaagcgcgagggcgacgacctgcTGGTTCAGGTCAACCTCACGCTGTCGCAGGCGCTGCTGGGCCCtgatggcggcggcgcaaTCACCAAGCAGATCGATCAGCTCGATGGGCGCCGGATAGACGTGTCCATCCCCGCGGGGCACATTGTGCAGCCTGGCGAGGAGACTATTGTCAAGGGCGAAGGCATGCCCATCTCCAAGGCAAGCAGCGTCAAGAAGGTCGGCGACCTCCGCGTGCGCTGGAACGTCATCTTCCCCAAGTCGCTCAGCCCCACTGAGAGGGACGCGCTGCGCAAGGCCCTCGGATAAGCGCCACGATGCGCATAGAGCCACCTCGCAGGCTGGGCAGGCGAGACCAAGGCACTCTAGACGCCTGTTCCTGTAAGCTGCACGCGTCCATAGCGGACGAGCGTTTGTACAATGAATAGGCTAGTAATGAAATATGTAGAATGAGTATTCTGTGTTGAAAAGTGCACGTTCGGTTCTCAACTGCCAGGCTCAGGTCCCGGGTGAAACCGAGCGAGGCTTCTGAACCATGTCCTAGGGCTAGCATCGTTTGCAAGGGGAATAGTTTGTAATGGAGATGGGCTGAAACGCGCCAGCTTCGTGGGATGCAGGCAGGACCCAAGATGGCTAGGATAGCTGGGATGGTATGCAGAACAAACCGGTTCCCTTCTTGTACTATGTGCCGTAGGCTATTTGCTTCCGTCAGACGTCACTGGTCCCAGGATCTCCCTCCTGTGTTCAATGAGTACCTGGAGTCTAgtgctctcctcgcccatcctcatccacaACAACAACTGCAGTGACCTTCACCATGACACCGGCCGGCCACGGACAACTCGGGAATGCTTACGCTTCAGACTCGCCATCACAGCAGGCGGCCGAGATGAGCGTTGTGCTGTGCACTTCTGGCTGTGAGTGTCGTCTTCCACACTTCTAGTCCACAGGAACAGCGGCTGCGCCGAGGTCTCTTGCGCTGTGCGCAACCTGGATTTCCTCGAGGATGTACACCAACCACCTACATTGAGGACCCGACTGACTCCAGACGACCACACGATCCGCTTCTGGGAGGCGTGGAGCGGCATCTGCTACCGCCAGATCCCTCTGCAGCCGCAATGGGTGAGCTCTGCTGATGCGTTCCCTGGCTGACATGCAGAAACAGGTGAACCGCCTCGCAATCAGTCCCGACAAGATGTACCTCGCCGCAGCCGGGAACGCCGTCGGCAACACGGCAGTGCGGTGAGCTTACGCATCCGAATCcgagctgaccccaggaTATGGGACATTCCCTCACTCTCGAACACGCCAGTGATGACGCTGGACGGGCATACGGGCAATGTGACAGCGCTGCAGTACTCTGCGCAAGGCAAGTGGATCGTGACGGGCTCCGAGGACGGGACGGTCAAGGTGTGGGACACAAGGTATGTCTTGTCACAACAGAGCTGACTTAGAACGGGACAGGTGCAGCGCACGTACAAGCACGAGGGGACGATGGTGAACGATGTGGTGATCCACCCGAATCAGGGTGAGCTGATCAGCTGCGACCAGGTGGGCAGTGTCAAGATCTGGGACCTGGGCGAGAACACCTGCACACACGAGCTCGTGCCGGCTGAAGACGTACCCATCCGCTCGGTCAGCATTGCCAGCGACGGAGGAACCTTAGTCGCAGGCAATAACCTCGGTACCGTCTTCGTGTGGCGCATACAGAGCGGGAGCGATACACCGTCGCTCGTACCCGTTACCTCGTTCCTCGCCCACTCCAAGTACATCACGCGCTGCCTGTTATCGCCCGACACGCGGTTCCTCGCCACGTGTTCGGCCGACACGACTGTCAAGCTCTGGAGCACCAAGGACTACGAATACACGCTTGACCGCACGCTCGAGGGACACCAGCGCTGGGTATGGGATGCTGCGTTCTCCGCCGACTCGGCTTACCTCGTTACCGCCTCTAGCGACCACGCGGCGCGTCTCTGGGATCTCGCTACTGGCGAGACGGTCCGGCAGTACGAAGGTGAGTGTTTGCGTGTGCTCGTGCTGATATTCAGGTCATCATCGCGCTACGTGCGCGGTGGCGCTCAACGACATCAATCTCGCGTAGATGGAGGTGTTCTGTGGTTGTAGGAGTAGATACTTATTGTCTTTCAGGTACGCAATAGGATCTGGTGACTAACAAGTAATAGCAGCTGACTGCGTCCACTCAGAAAGCACCAGACATGGCTGATAGCAACATAACAGACTCGAGCCTTACATGACTTACAACTTGCAAACAAGCTACCATTGATAATCGCTACATTACAGACTGGAAGACTTGGGCGGTTTTAGGCACACACGCATATTCTTGGCGAGGAAAGCCGGGTTACGACCGCAATGAATGCAGTACTCCTCGGTAAagcccttcctccacctggTCGAGCAGAGCACCGGTTCTGCATCAGCAAGTCCGGTGATAAACCCACGCAGCTGACCCTGCTGAATTGACTCTGCATCGGGTTTctccgcggcggcgaccttggccgACGGATCGGTGACCTCGGCCAGGGAACGCGTGTCCACATTCGACTGGTCGCTCTTGGTCTTGTGCGTGGGCTCAGCCACCTTGACCCAGGActtgcgcgcgacggcTGGGTGGGACTTGCGATAAACTGCGTCCCCAGccttgagctgcgcaaCGCGCCTAGGTGGCGCGGGCTGGACCTCCCACGAAGGGTTCATATCGGGCGGATGCTGTCCAAAGACTGCCCAGATATGCGCGAAGGGGTTGGGCATGGGGGGCTTTGTGGGATTGATGGACATGGCTACTATCAGCTTGCATGTGCCAGGAACTCACGGGATAAACGCTTAGGCGCTGCGTTAGGCTGGAGGAAATGGGCCATTGCTGCTTGGCTGGCTGGATGGTTGGTTGTTAGACTGACAGACACGAATATGGTTGACAGGTGAGGTGATGATGTGGGAGTTCGTtgtggagaggaagggaggagaaCGACCGTGGCCGGTTCTTAACTTGGAACATTATCGAGTCGAACGAACAATGGTGAGACATGAGAAGTTGGACTAGACGCGTGGGGTGGCGGCGTACCAAAAAGGACAGGGAGGGGGGAGCGTGAGGCCGTGCGCCATGCGCTGTACCGCCGTGTGCCGTGTGCGCATGCGCCGACGGCCTGTCCTTTCCGCCTTGAAATTTGGGATGTCTGAATGGCTTCTTACACCTCACAAATGTCACATGACacatcctcttctctcttccGCATCCCAGATCAAGATCAAGATTGGGGTTGACGGGTTGGAACCCCAGAcgccacccacacccactTTTGCATGAGGCAATCACCATCCACAATGCTATCATCACATGCTGATGTACATGTACAATGCActcgaccacctcgcccCATCACTAACCCAGCACTCAGTCCACATAACCATGGGCCAACAGGTCAATTGTCACCCACACTTGCTTCTTGCCACTAACCAGCAACCAAGCCATGCCTACATTCGGTATCGACCAGGGCGACATTGAGTGGGACGTGCCCGCCCACGCTTGGGCTGCTCCGAATTACTGTGCAGCGGCGCCCGTGCCCCGTAGTAAGTTGAGTTGACGCCTAACGCCACGGCGTCATGTCGGATCGTCTTTCGAGTCGCAACGCGATGTTAGCCTCGACAAGGTAACACTCGACCGTGTCCCAGATCTGCAGTGAGGTCACTTGACCTCAATTGCTCACACCAATTCATCATCACACATGTTTCACACAATGCAACATACCCTTCACActcccctccacccttGCACCCCGCGCTCTATCCAGCCCTTACATCCTTTGACACAACCCAGCCAGCCCCTAGCCCCTCCATTCATCCCCTCACGTGACCCTATCCCAtcctcgcctcgcctccgCCACACCCGTACTCATCCCAGACGGCTGCCGTgccgcgacctcgcgcaccccctcccccgccccaGCCTACTGCATCTACTGCCATGCCCGCATCGGCCGCCAGCGCAACGTCTACTCGACCGACGACCCAAACCTATGCACCTTCTTTGCCGCCTACTTCCGCGCCCCCACAACCGGGGCGGCCAGGgccatcctcgagcgcgacgtcctccgccgcaACCACGGCCTCCGTGAACTTCCACCACCTCCCCTTCCAACCCGTAAATCAGCTCCGACCAAAGTGGTGGATCGGCCATACCCCCCCTTCCGGCCCGGTGAGCAGGAGGCGCTTCAACGCCGTATCGCTGCCCGAGAGCGCAACAGGCGTCCTAATGCGTTCGCATCGCGTGTGGTCGCTCAGCCTTATATCACCGAGCCTTATCGTCCTTGGAGGGAGCTGAAGAGGGCCTAGTTGGTTTTGAGGTCTTGATATGTCTGTACTGTATGTACACTGGTTGCTTGTTGCACACCTCGCA
Coding sequences within it:
- a CDS encoding uncharacterized protein (Yos1-like protein), which codes for MLFGFGNILLSALLLVNAVAILNEERFLARIGWSTRGSPAANSGFGNVPDPTYDPAYGNPDGVSFKTKVVNLIGAVRTLMRLPLIVINVVVILFLLIAG
- a CDS encoding uncharacterized protein (Belongs to the cytochrome b5 family): MPTVDPVAVTVSIVLALIIGYILLSKPPTRAAPKRAGSPPPAPKEAPTKSKLLSQPSGAAVAAQMSVMSAPAADLAPPKSTPISVAELAQCDGKDASKPIWVAIKGKVYDVTNKREMYGPGAGYNVFAGKDASRGLGMSSLDPKDAVSDYSTLNEAQMKTLDQWDSFFAKRYNIVGKVVP
- a CDS encoding uncharacterized protein (Histone-fold-containing protein) gives rise to the protein MKPRTSTSAPKAATPAHPSAAQQAAYTHSIAELELPKTTLTKLAKGSIPDNVKMQQDVVHALLRGSTLFINYLSAAAHDQAVSRSGKQITAGDVLKAIADLDFGPSDALLPLLEQELASYRAIQAAAKARKAPPKKRGKEPEEGMAVDEEEEEEEHEEHEEAEDEEAEEEEVENGA
- the LST8 gene encoding uncharacterized protein (WD domain, G-beta repeat) — translated: MTPAGHGQLGNAYASDSPSQQAAEMSVVLCTSGYDHTIRFWEAWSGICYRQIPLQPQWKQVNRLAISPDKMYLAAAGNAVGNTAVRIWDIPSLSNTPVMTLDGHTGNVTALQYSAQGKWIVTGSEDGTVKVWDTRTGQVQRTYKHEGTMVNDVVIHPNQGELISCDQVGSVKIWDLGENTCTHELVPAEDVPIRSVSIASDGGTLVAGNNLGTVFVWRIQSGSDTPSLVPVTSFLAHSKYITRCLLSPDTRFLATCSADTTVKLWSTKDYEYTLDRTLEGHQRWVWDAAFSADSAYLVTASSDHAARLWDLATGETVRQYEGVDTYCLSESTRHG
- the SIS1 gene encoding uncharacterized protein (DnaJ C terminal domain), giving the protein MVNNTEYYKTLGLSKDASDADIKKAYRKESLKWHPDKNPGEKAAVAEEKFKKIGEAYEVLSDPEKKKIYDQFGEEGLKGGMPGGGPGGGGPGFSSFGAGGGGPGFSFHATDPNDIFNAFFSQMGGGGGGGGDEYASFGGGGGGFPGGGARRRAPRGGMGGMGGMGGMGGMGGMGGGMGGMGGMPGGYEEPQPPTPVSEIERPLPLSLEELYKGGTKRLKITRHMRNGRSEEKILEVAYKPGWKAGTKVTFAGAGNEDEYGRGQNIKFVIAEKEHPRFKREGDDLLVQVNLTLSQALLGPDGGGAITKQIDQLDGRRIDVSIPAGHIVQPGEETIVKGEGMPISKASSVKKVGDLRVRWNVIFPKSLSPTERDALRKALG